The following coding sequences lie in one Sphingopyxis macrogoltabida genomic window:
- a CDS encoding AMP-binding protein, with translation MNPQVVAQSAPDRAATIMAATGETMTYGELDSLARKFAGLLRRLGFGPGDHLAMMIDNEIMYHPVAWGAWYAGLYFTPVSTRLTASEVAYLVEDSGSRIVIASPAHEGLIGEIKPGLPQVAHWILTGPGAGGTPSLRTLIESEAELAVGPTDAVGADMLYSSGTTGRPKGIKPRGGAKRDEPNPLASLLTQLYGFDAATRYLTPAPLYHGSPTKYSMAVHRAGGTNIIMEGFDAEGALAAIDRHRVTHSQWVPTMLQRMARLPDETKARYDLSSHRVAIHAAAPCPPELKQQMIDWWGPIVWEFYAGSEAVGYTSIDSAEALARPGSVGRSVFGDLHILDGDGKALPAREIGHIYFANGPAMEYHKDPAKTARAYNDRGWVTLGDMGWLDEEGYLYLADRKDFMIITGGVNVYPAEIEQLLVMHPEVDDAAVFGIPNEDFGQEVKAVIQPGVWPDDEAAFQDAIIAYCRAHLSRIKVPRSVDLSPELPRQPNGKLYKTALRAAYLKESQS, from the coding sequence GTGAACCCGCAAGTGGTAGCGCAGAGCGCGCCGGACCGCGCCGCGACGATCATGGCCGCGACCGGCGAGACGATGACCTATGGCGAGCTCGACAGTCTCGCCCGCAAGTTCGCCGGGCTGCTGCGGAGGCTCGGGTTCGGGCCGGGCGATCATCTCGCCATGATGATCGACAACGAGATCATGTACCACCCGGTGGCATGGGGCGCCTGGTATGCGGGGCTCTATTTCACGCCCGTCAGCACGCGCCTGACAGCGAGCGAAGTGGCCTATCTGGTCGAGGACAGCGGTTCGCGGATCGTCATCGCCTCCCCTGCCCATGAGGGTCTGATCGGCGAAATCAAACCGGGGCTACCGCAGGTCGCGCACTGGATTCTCACCGGCCCGGGCGCTGGAGGAACACCATCCTTGCGCACCCTGATCGAATCCGAGGCCGAACTCGCGGTCGGGCCGACCGACGCCGTCGGCGCCGACATGCTCTATTCTTCGGGCACCACGGGGCGCCCGAAAGGCATCAAGCCGCGCGGCGGTGCCAAGCGCGACGAACCGAACCCGCTCGCTTCGCTTCTGACGCAGCTCTACGGCTTCGACGCCGCGACGCGTTACCTGACCCCGGCACCGCTCTATCATGGCTCGCCTACCAAATATTCGATGGCGGTCCACCGCGCCGGCGGCACGAACATCATCATGGAAGGCTTCGATGCCGAGGGCGCGCTTGCGGCCATCGACCGCCATCGCGTAACCCACAGCCAGTGGGTCCCGACGATGCTCCAGCGCATGGCGCGGCTGCCCGACGAGACCAAGGCGCGCTACGACCTGTCGAGCCACCGCGTCGCGATCCATGCGGCCGCGCCTTGCCCGCCGGAACTCAAGCAGCAGATGATCGACTGGTGGGGCCCGATCGTCTGGGAGTTTTACGCAGGGTCCGAGGCGGTCGGCTATACGTCGATCGATAGCGCCGAGGCCCTCGCCCGCCCGGGATCGGTCGGCCGCTCGGTCTTTGGCGACCTCCATATCCTGGACGGCGATGGCAAGGCGCTGCCGGCGCGCGAGATCGGCCATATCTATTTCGCCAACGGACCCGCGATGGAATATCACAAGGACCCGGCGAAGACCGCGCGCGCCTATAATGACCGCGGCTGGGTGACGCTCGGCGACATGGGCTGGCTCGATGAGGAGGGGTATCTCTATCTTGCCGATCGCAAGGATTTCATGATCATCACCGGCGGGGTCAATGTCTATCCGGCCGAGATCGAGCAATTGCTCGTCATGCATCCCGAGGTCGACGATGCTGCGGTGTTCGGCATCCCCAACGAGGATTTCGGGCAGGAGGTGAAGGCTGTCATCCAGCCAGGGGTCTGGCCCGACGACGAAGCGGCCTTCCAGGACGCGATCATCGCCTATTGCCGCGCGCATCTTTCACGGATCAAAGTGCCCCGCTCGGTCGACCTTTCGCCCGAATTGCCACGCCAACCCAACGGCAAACTCTACAAGACCGCGCTCCGCGCCGCCTATCTGAAGGAAAGCCAGTCATGA
- a CDS encoding SDR family oxidoreductase codes for MSGKKALVVGASSGINLAIAKRLGAQGARLVVASRTPERIAAAAEGLRADGLDAIGIAGDVRDAAAMEDVAGQAARHLGGIDIVVSGAAGNFFASAEEMSANGFRTVVEIDLIGTFNVFKAAFAHLTRPGASLVAVSAPQAQRAMRNQAHACAAKAGVDMLTKCLALEWGAHGIRVNGVSPGPIADTEGLARLTGEGDLADRVQAALALPYFGRGSDVGDAVAFLCSDAASYVTGTILDCDGGMRLGDLPVPSGSR; via the coding sequence GTGTCGGGTAAGAAGGCGCTCGTCGTGGGCGCATCGAGCGGGATCAATCTCGCGATCGCGAAACGGCTCGGCGCGCAGGGCGCGCGCCTTGTCGTCGCGAGCCGGACGCCCGAGCGCATCGCGGCGGCAGCGGAGGGGCTTCGCGCTGACGGTCTCGACGCGATCGGCATCGCGGGCGACGTGCGCGACGCAGCCGCGATGGAGGATGTCGCCGGGCAGGCGGCGCGCCACCTCGGCGGAATCGATATCGTCGTCTCGGGCGCCGCGGGGAATTTCTTCGCGTCCGCCGAGGAGATGTCCGCCAACGGCTTTCGCACCGTCGTCGAGATAGATCTCATCGGCACCTTCAACGTCTTCAAGGCCGCGTTTGCGCATCTTACGCGGCCGGGCGCCTCGCTCGTCGCCGTGTCGGCGCCGCAGGCGCAGCGCGCAATGCGCAACCAGGCGCATGCCTGCGCCGCCAAGGCGGGCGTCGATATGCTCACCAAATGCCTCGCGCTCGAATGGGGCGCTCATGGTATTCGGGTGAACGGTGTCTCGCCGGGCCCGATTGCGGATACCGAAGGGCTGGCGCGGCTGACGGGCGAGGGCGATCTCGCCGATCGCGTGCAGGCGGCGCTCGCGCTTCCCTATTTCGGCCGCGGCAGCGACGTCGGCGATGCCGTCGCCTTTTTGTGCAGCGATGCCGCGAGCTATGTGACCGGCACGATCCTCGACTGCGACGGCGGCATGCGCCTCGGCGACCTGCCCGTCCCGTCCGGCTCGCGGTGA
- a CDS encoding acetyl-CoA carboxylase biotin carboxylase subunit — MTYPFDSVLVANRGEIAARILRTVKAKGLRALLVAHAVDGRTPAMALADETMMIEGDTPVAAFLDGDAIIAAARAMGAGAIHPGYGFLSENAAFARAVEAAGIVWIGPAPETIDLMGDKISARRFVAERGFPVAPSVIEEDDPGNFAAHARAVGAPLLIKPSAGGGGKGMRIVRDLDTLEEEIATARSEGERYFGDGRLFIERYVENPRHIEVQVLGDGKGGALHLFERECSLQRRFQKIVEEAPSPALDETERQRICEAAAGIARACDYRGAGTVEFIYGGGGEFYFLEMNTRLQVEHPVTEMITGVDLVEQQLAIAAGAPLPVGQDGLLREGHAIEVRIYAEDPAAGFTPTTGPVLRLVPPAGARFDAGLVEGERVHAAFDPMIAKLIVHGADRAAALAAMDSALARLTLLGVTTNINYLRRLLADPDVAAGRMHTGLIAEKAGLAAEPPPSAETLDALCALAALAVPDVAAALEAVPEMHAAMGRWRN; from the coding sequence ATGACCTATCCTTTCGACAGCGTGCTCGTGGCCAACCGCGGCGAGATCGCGGCGCGCATCCTGCGAACCGTGAAGGCGAAAGGGCTGCGCGCGCTCCTGGTCGCGCACGCTGTCGACGGACGGACTCCGGCCATGGCGCTGGCCGACGAGACGATGATGATCGAAGGCGACACTCCCGTCGCGGCCTTTCTCGACGGCGACGCGATCATCGCCGCGGCCAGGGCGATGGGCGCCGGCGCAATCCATCCGGGCTATGGATTTCTTTCCGAAAATGCCGCCTTCGCGCGCGCGGTCGAGGCAGCGGGGATCGTCTGGATCGGCCCAGCGCCCGAGACGATCGATCTCATGGGCGACAAGATCTCGGCCCGCCGCTTCGTTGCGGAGCGCGGCTTTCCCGTCGCGCCGTCGGTCATCGAGGAAGACGACCCCGGCAATTTTGCGGCGCATGCGCGCGCGGTCGGCGCGCCGCTCCTGATCAAGCCTTCGGCGGGCGGGGGCGGCAAGGGCATGCGCATCGTGCGCGATCTCGATACGCTCGAAGAGGAGATCGCGACCGCCCGGTCGGAAGGCGAGCGCTATTTCGGCGACGGGCGCCTGTTCATCGAGCGCTATGTCGAAAATCCCCGTCATATCGAAGTGCAGGTCCTCGGCGACGGCAAGGGCGGCGCGCTCCATCTTTTCGAGCGCGAATGCTCGCTGCAGCGCCGGTTTCAGAAAATCGTCGAGGAGGCTCCCTCGCCGGCGCTGGACGAAACCGAGCGCCAGCGCATCTGCGAGGCAGCGGCCGGCATCGCCCGCGCCTGCGACTATCGCGGCGCGGGGACGGTCGAGTTCATCTATGGCGGCGGCGGCGAATTCTATTTTCTCGAGATGAACACCCGGCTCCAGGTCGAGCATCCGGTCACCGAGATGATCACCGGCGTCGATCTCGTCGAACAGCAGCTCGCGATCGCCGCCGGTGCTCCGCTGCCGGTGGGGCAGGATGGTCTCTTGCGTGAAGGCCATGCGATCGAAGTGCGTATCTATGCCGAGGACCCGGCGGCGGGGTTCACGCCGACCACGGGACCGGTGCTTCGCCTTGTGCCGCCCGCCGGCGCCCGCTTCGATGCCGGCTTGGTCGAAGGCGAACGGGTGCATGCCGCCTTCGACCCGATGATCGCAAAACTCATCGTCCATGGCGCCGATCGCGCGGCAGCGCTCGCCGCGATGGACAGCGCGCTCGCGCGCCTCACCCTCCTCGGGGTGACCACCAACATCAACTATCTCCGCCGCCTGCTCGCCGATCCCGATGTCGCGGCGGGACGCATGCATACCGGGCTCATCGCGGAGAAAGCCGGGCTGGCTGCCGAACCGCCGCCGAGCGCCGAGACGCTGGACGCGCTTTGCGCGCTCGCGGCGCTTGCCGTTCCCGACGTCGCGGCAGCGCTCGAGGCGGTGCCGGAGATGCACGCTGCGATGGGGAGGTGGCGGAACTGA
- a CDS encoding winged helix DNA-binding protein has product MGKQASSGKTPASRTVGDKAEESADEKRQASLADLLSFYYPMHYRIGIDVETVMGQGRISRKQGTILWLIHSRGDKDGWLRRKLIEERLSAWFEISNSSVSNLLRELTRPPLELVKQIENPTSGREKLVCLTPKGRAFIGESIRQSLDYLGRHLEHVDQQQLDRGIQFFKLAFQPLSTDPEASESGAS; this is encoded by the coding sequence ATGGGAAAGCAAGCCAGTTCGGGCAAGACGCCGGCCAGCCGCACGGTTGGAGACAAGGCGGAGGAATCCGCCGACGAGAAACGGCAGGCGAGCCTCGCCGACCTCCTCTCCTTCTATTATCCCATGCACTATAGGATCGGGATCGATGTCGAAACGGTCATGGGCCAGGGCCGCATTTCGCGGAAGCAGGGCACGATCCTCTGGCTCATCCATTCGCGCGGCGACAAGGACGGCTGGCTCCGCCGCAAGCTCATCGAGGAGCGGCTGTCGGCCTGGTTCGAAATCAGCAATTCGAGCGTTTCGAACCTGCTGCGCGAGCTCACTCGCCCCCCGCTCGAGCTTGTGAAACAGATCGAGAATCCGACCTCTGGCCGCGAGAAGCTCGTGTGCCTGACTCCGAAGGGCCGCGCCTTCATCGGCGAATCGATCCGCCAGTCGCTCGACTATCTCGGCCGCCACCTCGAACATGTCGACCAGCAGCAACTCGATCGCGGCATCCAGTTCTTCAAGCTGGCCTTCCAGCCGCTCAGCACCGACCCCGAGGCATCGGAGAGCGGCGCAAGCTGA
- a CDS encoding enoyl-CoA hydratase/isomerase family protein: MISKAESEAVVTEYEAGLLRISLDRPANGNAVTPGLIADLMGAVAEAEDPDVRAVLIAGSGANFCAGADLKHFAGKLDRVADELQEMATGFHAMLERLYRLPKPVVAAVQGTAIGAGFGLALAADLVVAGRSARFSTGYARLGLSADAGVSWFLTQALGPRQAGALLMTARFLGAGEAHSLGLIDEVVEDEALPAAAETAARAFAAGPGGAYAAIKALTRAARGNDLPAQLALEEAHVVRLARDPAVAAAMAAMLKPRS, translated from the coding sequence ATGATCAGCAAGGCCGAAAGCGAGGCCGTCGTCACCGAATATGAGGCGGGATTGCTCCGGATCAGTCTCGACCGGCCGGCAAACGGCAATGCCGTCACCCCGGGCCTCATCGCCGACCTCATGGGCGCGGTGGCCGAAGCCGAGGATCCCGACGTTCGCGCGGTCCTGATCGCGGGATCGGGCGCCAATTTCTGCGCCGGGGCAGATCTCAAGCATTTTGCCGGGAAGCTCGACCGCGTCGCAGACGAGCTGCAGGAGATGGCGACCGGCTTTCACGCGATGCTCGAGCGGCTCTACCGCCTGCCCAAACCGGTCGTGGCCGCTGTACAGGGTACGGCAATCGGCGCCGGCTTCGGACTGGCGCTCGCCGCCGACCTCGTCGTCGCGGGCCGGTCCGCGCGCTTTTCGACGGGCTATGCCCGGCTGGGCCTCAGCGCCGATGCGGGCGTCAGCTGGTTTCTGACACAGGCCCTCGGGCCGCGCCAAGCCGGGGCTCTGCTGATGACCGCGCGTTTTCTTGGCGCCGGCGAGGCCCATTCGCTCGGCCTGATCGACGAGGTTGTCGAGGACGAGGCCTTGCCTGCAGCCGCCGAAACCGCCGCGCGGGCCTTTGCCGCGGGACCCGGCGGAGCCTACGCGGCCATCAAGGCGCTGACCCGCGCAGCGCGCGGCAACGACCTGCCCGCGCAGCTCGCACTCGAGGAAGCGCATGTCGTTCGCCTCGCGCGCGACCCCGCTGTCGCCGCAGCGATGGCGGCGATGCTGAAGCCGCGAAGCTAG
- a CDS encoding SDR family oxidoreductase, which produces MSGVARTSATRLAREPHALAPDLFAGRTVLVSGGGSGIGMAIAWLFGRLGAHVAICGRSAERLEQAAADMTAHGIDLLWMPTDIRDEEAVARLFDAVTGRFGSLDALVNNAGGQYPQAAADIVPKGWRAVVETNLTGSWLMMQAAATHWIGAGRPGSIVNIVASNERGMPGIIHSSAARAGVINASKTAAVEWAPNAIRVNCIAPGLIETPGLDVYPDEARAGFANANPQRRSGDPWEVAQAVAFLSSPAASFVTGATLVVDGGGALSGELWTHRPTPYDRGTTEQ; this is translated from the coding sequence ATGAGCGGCGTCGCGCGCACTTCGGCGACCCGGCTCGCGCGCGAGCCGCATGCGCTCGCACCCGATCTCTTCGCCGGCCGGACGGTGCTGGTCTCGGGCGGCGGGAGCGGCATCGGCATGGCGATCGCCTGGCTCTTCGGCCGGCTTGGCGCGCACGTCGCGATCTGTGGGCGCTCGGCCGAGCGGCTGGAACAGGCGGCCGCCGACATGACGGCGCACGGGATCGACCTCCTCTGGATGCCGACCGATATCCGCGACGAAGAGGCGGTCGCGCGGTTGTTCGATGCCGTCACCGGCCGTTTCGGATCGCTCGATGCTCTCGTCAACAACGCCGGCGGGCAATATCCGCAGGCCGCCGCGGACATCGTTCCCAAGGGTTGGCGCGCGGTCGTCGAAACCAACCTGACCGGCAGCTGGCTCATGATGCAGGCCGCCGCGACGCACTGGATCGGCGCGGGCCGGCCGGGGTCGATCGTCAATATCGTCGCGTCGAACGAACGCGGCATGCCCGGCATCATTCACAGCAGCGCCGCGCGCGCGGGGGTGATCAACGCGAGCAAGACGGCGGCAGTCGAATGGGCTCCCAACGCGATCCGCGTCAATTGCATCGCCCCCGGTCTCATCGAGACGCCGGGTCTCGACGTCTATCCGGACGAAGCCCGTGCCGGTTTTGCGAACGCCAATCCCCAGCGCCGGTCGGGCGACCCTTGGGAGGTCGCGCAGGCGGTGGCCTTTCTTTCAAGCCCGGCTGCGTCGTTCGTGACCGGGGCAACGCTGGTCGTCGACGGTGGCGGCGCGCTTTCGGGCGAACTTTGGACCCATCGTCCCACCCCCTATGATCGAGGAACAACGGAACAGTGA
- a CDS encoding helix-turn-helix domain-containing protein, with the protein MEESENGSTRARRAGPDAFAERVLGYFYPVHYRFGMEMEQAMGQGQLGRKQAALLWLLHSEAGSDGWMPRKDIEATLGSWFEMSPPNVTKIIRDTASPPHEMIEIIESPGSGREKLLRLTPDGRAFVSTMIASATKFLTGRVGHMEQAKLAAGLAFLEEAFGPETNLPL; encoded by the coding sequence ATGGAAGAGAGTGAAAATGGAAGTACGCGCGCGCGGCGCGCCGGGCCGGACGCGTTTGCCGAACGTGTGCTCGGCTATTTCTATCCCGTCCACTACCGGTTCGGGATGGAGATGGAGCAGGCGATGGGCCAGGGCCAGCTCGGCCGGAAGCAAGCGGCCCTCCTCTGGCTTCTTCATTCCGAGGCCGGCAGTGATGGCTGGATGCCCCGCAAGGACATCGAGGCGACGCTCGGCTCCTGGTTCGAAATGAGCCCGCCGAATGTCACCAAGATCATCCGCGACACCGCGAGTCCACCGCACGAGATGATCGAGATTATCGAGAGCCCGGGATCAGGACGCGAGAAGCTTCTGCGGCTCACACCCGACGGGCGCGCGTTCGTAAGCACGATGATCGCTTCGGCCACGAAATTTCTCACCGGGCGCGTTGGCCATATGGAACAGGCCAAGCTTGCTGCGGGACTCGCCTTTCTCGAAGAAGCCTTTGGACCGGAAACCAATTTACCACTTTGA
- a CDS encoding acyl-CoA dehydrogenase family protein: protein MAPWSTALSPEHQQIFDEADRFARSELRPLAARMDDEEWWPDAMFRSLGKLGYFGISVPAELGGTGADIFTTGLVAQAFARSNHAFALAWVVHENLCLGNVYANASDEQRARFLPKLLSGEWIGALGLTEPGAGSDALGSMRTSARRDGDDYVLNGGKIYITNGPVADAVLVYAKTDMAAGPKGISAFVVETDTPGFKVAQKLTKMGFRGSQTAELVFEECRVPAANRLRGENQGVAVVMSGLDLERAIISPIMLGICERALELTIEHAKTREQFGQPIAGFQMIQAKLADMFVWIETMRSFTYQVLAECTAIAHGEGGRGRIHALTAASVMYAAETANRVLNEAVQIHGGTGYIWESEINRLFRSIKLMEIGAGTTEVRKLIIAADLLK, encoded by the coding sequence ATGGCGCCGTGGAGCACGGCGCTGTCGCCCGAGCATCAACAGATCTTCGACGAAGCCGACCGTTTTGCCCGCTCGGAGCTGAGGCCGCTCGCGGCCCGGATGGACGATGAGGAATGGTGGCCCGACGCGATGTTTCGGTCGCTCGGCAAGCTTGGCTATTTCGGGATCAGCGTGCCTGCCGAGCTAGGCGGAACCGGCGCCGACATCTTTACCACCGGCCTCGTTGCCCAGGCTTTCGCCCGCTCGAACCACGCCTTTGCGCTCGCCTGGGTGGTCCACGAAAATCTCTGTCTCGGCAACGTCTATGCCAATGCCAGCGACGAGCAGCGTGCGCGCTTCCTGCCGAAGCTGCTCAGCGGCGAGTGGATCGGGGCGCTGGGGCTCACCGAGCCGGGTGCCGGATCCGACGCGCTCGGCTCGATGCGCACGAGCGCGCGGCGCGATGGCGACGATTATGTCCTGAACGGCGGCAAGATCTACATCACCAACGGGCCCGTCGCCGACGCGGTCCTTGTCTACGCCAAGACCGACATGGCGGCGGGTCCCAAGGGCATATCGGCCTTCGTCGTCGAAACCGACACCCCGGGGTTCAAGGTCGCGCAGAAACTGACGAAGATGGGATTTCGCGGCAGCCAGACCGCCGAGCTCGTCTTCGAAGAGTGCCGCGTTCCCGCCGCCAACCGGCTGCGCGGGGAAAATCAGGGGGTCGCGGTGGTGATGAGCGGGCTCGACCTCGAGCGCGCGATCATCTCGCCGATCATGCTCGGCATCTGCGAGCGCGCGCTGGAACTCACGATCGAACATGCCAAGACGCGCGAACAGTTCGGCCAGCCGATCGCGGGTTTCCAGATGATCCAGGCCAAGCTCGCCGACATGTTCGTCTGGATCGAGACGATGCGCAGCTTCACCTATCAGGTTCTCGCCGAATGTACGGCCATCGCGCACGGCGAGGGCGGGCGCGGACGCATCCATGCGCTCACCGCCGCGTCGGTGATGTATGCCGCGGAAACCGCCAACCGCGTTCTCAACGAGGCGGTGCAGATCCATGGCGGCACCGGCTATATCTGGGAGAGCGAGATCAACCGGCTCTTCCGTTCGATCAAGCTGATGGAGATCGGCGCCGGAACGACCGAAGTGCGCAAGCTCATCATCGCGGCCGATCTTCTCAAATGA
- a CDS encoding acetyl-CoA carboxylase biotin carboxyl carrier protein subunit, with the protein MQGYLRIGDMVAPLSLSKGPRLADGRLVSLGADGLNVGGDRWPVAYARDGDRLWVHLGGQIHELVWVDPVAFHEAAGAAGANNIVAAPMPGLVVRLVASEGQEVCEGDPLLVIESMKLETTLRAPADGALALHVAAGQGFDRGAPLATITPKD; encoded by the coding sequence ATGCAGGGATATTTGCGCATCGGCGACATGGTCGCCCCGCTTTCGCTGTCGAAGGGGCCGAGGCTGGCCGATGGCCGTCTCGTTTCGCTGGGGGCGGACGGGCTCAACGTTGGCGGCGATCGCTGGCCCGTCGCCTATGCGCGCGACGGTGACCGGCTTTGGGTCCATCTCGGCGGCCAAATCCATGAGCTTGTCTGGGTCGACCCCGTCGCCTTTCATGAAGCGGCTGGCGCTGCAGGCGCCAACAATATCGTGGCGGCGCCCATGCCGGGCCTCGTTGTGCGTCTTGTCGCATCCGAGGGGCAGGAGGTTTGCGAGGGGGATCCCTTGCTCGTGATCGAAAGCATGAAACTCGAGACGACCCTCCGTGCCCCGGCGGACGGTGCGCTCGCGCTCCATGTCGCGGCCGGACAGGGGTTCGATCGCGGCGCGCCGCTCGCCACCATCACGCCGAAGGACTGA
- a CDS encoding acyl-CoA carboxylase subunit beta, with product MRRIISRISTASADFAANVAHHRAIAADLAERQRSAREDRPERDRERLARQGKMGLRERLAALLDPGTSFLELSTLAAGRAYGGEVPGAGQLTGIGIVGGREVMIRADDPAVKGGAWYPHSVKKIVRALDIAIENRLPVVHLCDSAGGFLPLQADFFPDRYHAGRIFRNQSILSKLAVPQVAIVMGHCTAGGAYIPALSDYSVIVRGTGAVFLGGPPLVKAATGEVVSVDELGGADMHTSVSGVADYPAASEAHAIALAREVLASLAPRPKTRIDEAAAEPPAYDPEELYGILPRDPRTQFDMREVIARIADGSRFHEYQPAFGTTLVCGFARIWGYKVGILANNGVLFSESALKGTHFIQLCDKDRTPLLFLQNITGFMVGRDYERGGITKDGAKMIMAVSGASVPKFTVNANASYGAGTYGMAGRAFDSRFLFSWPHAQVGVMGAEQAANVLTEVKMRQLAREERTLGEAEAAGIRDPILAEYADKASAWHATSELWDDGILDPVATRNALGIAISASLNAPIEDPAHYGVFRM from the coding sequence ATGCGGCGCATCATCAGCAGGATTTCGACGGCCTCGGCCGACTTTGCGGCCAATGTCGCGCACCACCGCGCCATTGCGGCCGACCTCGCCGAACGGCAGCGCAGCGCCCGCGAGGACCGGCCGGAACGCGATCGCGAGCGGCTCGCGCGGCAGGGGAAGATGGGGCTTCGCGAGCGGCTTGCGGCGCTGCTCGACCCCGGCACGTCCTTCCTCGAGCTCTCCACCCTGGCGGCAGGCCGCGCTTATGGCGGCGAGGTGCCGGGCGCAGGCCAGCTGACCGGGATCGGCATCGTCGGCGGCCGCGAGGTGATGATCCGTGCCGACGATCCCGCGGTGAAGGGCGGCGCCTGGTATCCGCACTCGGTGAAGAAGATCGTCCGCGCGCTCGACATCGCGATCGAGAACCGGCTTCCCGTCGTCCATCTGTGCGACAGCGCGGGCGGGTTCCTGCCGCTCCAGGCCGATTTCTTCCCCGACCGCTATCATGCCGGACGCATCTTCCGGAACCAGTCGATCCTCTCGAAGCTCGCGGTGCCGCAAGTCGCCATCGTGATGGGGCATTGCACGGCGGGCGGCGCCTATATCCCCGCGCTCAGCGATTATTCGGTGATCGTGCGCGGCACCGGCGCGGTCTTCCTCGGCGGGCCGCCGCTCGTCAAGGCGGCGACCGGCGAGGTGGTGAGCGTCGACGAGCTCGGCGGCGCCGACATGCACACCAGCGTCTCGGGGGTCGCCGATTATCCCGCGGCGTCCGAAGCCCATGCGATCGCGCTCGCGCGCGAGGTCCTCGCCTCGCTCGCGCCGCGGCCGAAGACGCGGATCGACGAAGCGGCCGCCGAGCCCCCGGCCTATGACCCCGAGGAGCTCTACGGTATCCTGCCGCGCGACCCGCGCACCCAGTTCGACATGCGCGAGGTGATCGCGCGGATCGCCGACGGCAGCCGCTTCCATGAATATCAGCCCGCCTTCGGCACGACGCTCGTCTGCGGCTTCGCGCGCATCTGGGGCTATAAGGTCGGCATCCTCGCCAACAATGGCGTGCTCTTCTCCGAAAGCGCGCTCAAGGGAACGCACTTCATCCAGCTATGCGACAAGGACCGCACGCCGCTGCTTTTCCTCCAGAATATCACCGGCTTCATGGTCGGGCGCGATTATGAGCGCGGGGGCATCACCAAGGATGGCGCGAAGATGATCATGGCGGTCTCGGGCGCGAGCGTGCCCAAGTTCACCGTCAACGCCAATGCGAGCTATGGTGCGGGCACCTATGGCATGGCGGGGCGCGCCTTCGACAGCCGCTTTCTCTTCTCCTGGCCGCATGCACAGGTCGGGGTGATGGGCGCCGAGCAGGCGGCCAATGTGCTGACCGAAGTGAAGATGCGCCAACTCGCGCGCGAGGAGCGAACGCTCGGCGAGGCCGAGGCCGCCGGGATCCGTGATCCGATCCTTGCCGAATATGCCGACAAGGCGAGCGCCTGGCACGCAACGTCCGAACTTTGGGACGATGGCATTCTCGATCCGGTCGCGACGCGCAATGCGCTCGGGATCGCGATATCGGCTTCGCTCAACGCGCCGATCGAGGACCCGGCGCACTATGGCGTGTTCCGGATGTGA